A portion of the Corynebacterium heidelbergense genome contains these proteins:
- the ftsY gene encoding signal recognition particle-docking protein FtsY, whose protein sequence is MNLSPVVWIVIVVVLVILLVTLLVVFGLRRQKEKQISFEPKQEIEQQKPGSGNYQAKGGFDFTAGGVGMLEKEPVRRPEVETETKPEPEAVLEPEVVPESEPEPEPEAVPEPEPEPEPEVVPEPEPEPEPEPREEIAPVAGRLGKLRGRMAKSQNVIGRGVLGILSAGDLDEDSWEEIEDILLMADLGTKTTLAVVEDLRERIATHGVSNEQEARALLRESLIQACKPDLDRSIKAMPYEGKPGVIMVVGVNGTGKTTTTGKLSRVLIGMGRTVLLGAADTFRAAAADQLETWGRRVGARTVRGKEGADPASVAFDAVARGTEEGVDVVLIDTAGRLHTSVGLMDQLGKVKRVVEKKAKVDEVLLVLDATVGQNGLMQARVFRDVVDITGVVLTKLDGTAKGGIVFQVQEELGVPVKLVGLGEGADHLAPFEVESFVDALLG, encoded by the coding sequence ATGAATCTCTCACCGGTCGTGTGGATAGTTATTGTTGTCGTCCTTGTCATCCTTCTGGTGACGCTGCTCGTCGTCTTCGGGTTGCGTCGGCAGAAGGAGAAGCAGATCTCCTTTGAGCCGAAGCAGGAGATTGAGCAGCAGAAGCCCGGTTCGGGCAATTACCAGGCGAAGGGGGGATTCGACTTCACTGCCGGTGGAGTGGGCATGCTGGAGAAGGAGCCGGTGCGGCGGCCGGAGGTTGAGACTGAGACGAAGCCTGAACCTGAGGCGGTGCTGGAGCCGGAGGTGGTGCCTGAATCTGAACCTGAACCTGAACCTGAGGCGGTGCCGGAGCCGGAGCCTGAACCAGAACCTGAGGTGGTGCCTGAGCCGGAGCCTGAACCCGAACCTGAACCCCGCGAGGAGATTGCTCCCGTCGCCGGGCGGTTGGGCAAGCTGCGGGGACGGATGGCGAAATCTCAGAACGTCATTGGCCGGGGTGTCCTGGGAATCCTTTCGGCCGGCGATCTCGACGAAGACTCCTGGGAAGAAATCGAGGACATTCTGCTCATGGCGGACCTCGGCACCAAGACCACCCTTGCCGTTGTGGAGGATCTTCGGGAGCGGATCGCTACCCACGGTGTTTCCAATGAGCAGGAAGCCCGGGCCCTTTTGCGGGAGTCCCTCATCCAGGCCTGCAAACCAGACCTGGATCGCAGCATCAAGGCCATGCCCTATGAGGGCAAGCCCGGTGTGATCATGGTTGTGGGCGTCAACGGCACAGGAAAAACGACCACAACCGGCAAGCTATCCAGGGTTCTCATCGGAATGGGACGCACCGTGCTCCTCGGCGCAGCGGACACCTTCCGTGCCGCCGCCGCCGACCAGCTAGAAACCTGGGGCCGCCGGGTGGGGGCACGCACAGTCCGGGGCAAGGAGGGGGCGGACCCGGCCTCCGTGGCCTTCGACGCCGTGGCCCGGGGCACCGAAGAGGGAGTGGATGTGGTTCTCATCGACACCGCCGGTCGATTGCACACCTCCGTCGGCCTGATGGACCAGTTGGGCAAAGTCAAGCGGGTGGTGGAAAAGAAGGCCAAGGTCGATGAGGTGCTCCTCGTCCTGGACGCCACCGTCGGGCAAAACGGCCTCATGCAGGCTCGGGTCTTCCGGGACGTGGTGGACATCACCGGAGTCGTCCTCACCAAGCTGGATGGCACCGCTAAGGGCGGCATCGTCTTCCAGGTGCAGGAGGAGCTCGGGGTACCCGTCAAACTCGTGGGACTCGGCGAGGGAGCCGACCACCTCGCGCCCTTCGAAGTGGAAAGCTTCGTCGACGCACTTCTGGGCTAG
- a CDS encoding alpha/beta hydrolase, producing MPAFLREIPLTGPYITWILAAVAAATFAALVAAVPLGHRVRATVFSLVFAAAICAIGVGLTVFGFRLSLSEIPPLFILGGAFFFASLLMASYSISQDWRRIWALIPLSVALTVALLSANQAFVLYPLVSTLAEDPSYTPITTTQLHRDVPTTSTSQWRPPTRMRAKGSLVTTTPPAPMSRFHARPASVYLPPAWFTSPRPQLPVLVLLNGVPGAPEDWFDQGLAADVADDYQRTHHGLAPIIAAVDSSGGQWKNPVCTDSPLGNVNTYLSVDIPQWLRTEFGATGDQSRWTIGGLSYGGTCALQIITNNSTAYGSFLDFSGEKTPNIGGNEKATIDAAFEGNEALFRSRNPEDIMSHRTFPHIHGRFVAGNHDTNAVHDLYDLNRVAARAGMHTAFELVPGGHTYEAWREALRRTFGFVVDRGQLPPEG from the coding sequence ATGCCCGCCTTTCTGCGTGAGATCCCGCTGACGGGGCCGTATATCACGTGGATCCTTGCGGCCGTGGCCGCCGCGACCTTCGCCGCGCTCGTCGCCGCCGTACCCCTTGGTCACCGTGTGCGCGCAACCGTCTTCAGCCTGGTATTCGCCGCAGCGATCTGCGCCATCGGTGTGGGCCTCACTGTCTTCGGCTTCCGTCTTTCCTTATCCGAGATACCCCCACTATTCATCCTCGGCGGAGCGTTCTTCTTCGCGAGCTTGTTGATGGCGTCCTACAGCATCTCCCAGGACTGGCGCCGCATCTGGGCGCTGATCCCCCTCAGCGTGGCCCTCACCGTCGCGCTCCTCAGCGCCAACCAGGCCTTCGTGCTCTACCCCTTGGTGTCCACCCTCGCCGAGGATCCCAGCTACACCCCCATCACCACCACCCAGCTACACCGAGACGTCCCCACGACGAGCACCTCTCAGTGGCGCCCGCCAACCCGGATGCGCGCCAAGGGCTCCCTGGTCACCACCACGCCACCGGCCCCGATGAGCCGATTCCACGCGCGCCCCGCCTCCGTCTACCTCCCCCCGGCCTGGTTCACCTCCCCCCGCCCCCAGCTCCCGGTGCTCGTCCTGCTTAACGGAGTCCCGGGAGCCCCGGAGGACTGGTTCGATCAGGGATTGGCCGCGGATGTCGCCGACGATTATCAGCGCACCCACCACGGTCTGGCCCCCATCATCGCGGCCGTGGACTCCTCCGGGGGCCAGTGGAAAAACCCGGTGTGCACGGACTCCCCCTTGGGCAACGTCAACACCTACCTTTCGGTGGACATCCCGCAGTGGCTGCGCACAGAGTTTGGCGCAACCGGGGATCAATCCCGCTGGACCATCGGCGGCTTGTCCTACGGCGGCACCTGCGCGCTACAGATCATCACCAACAACTCCACCGCGTACGGCAGCTTCCTGGACTTCTCCGGCGAGAAGACCCCCAACATCGGCGGCAACGAGAAAGCCACGATCGACGCGGCCTTCGAGGGCAACGAGGCCCTGTTCCGCTCCCGCAACCCGGAGGACATCATGAGCCACCGGACCTTCCCCCACATCCACGGCCGATTCGTCGCCGGCAATCACGACACGAACGCCGTACACGACCTCTACGACCTCAACCGGGTCGCCGCCCGCGCGGGGATGC